The proteins below are encoded in one region of Drosophila santomea strain STO CAGO 1482 chromosome 3R, Prin_Dsan_1.1, whole genome shotgun sequence:
- the LOC120450904 gene encoding zinc finger protein 850 produces MLPSDICRTCAVQNNQLLPLSTRLDRDASKSYYAVLQELTQIDLESSDDNLPQHLCPECWTRMEGAYAFVQQAKKVNGELLARLRECLDEMPIDIPAEQNIKTEVDLDDGGNKPGVEVDATETAALELKWQPESDSDQEFGAAPESDEDQVGKKSYHLRRSSRKVKQPVESENEECKPSEEPSPVKRRRGRPPGPAKSQAMTTDGRHACEVCGKTFSWYRDMQRHARIHFDNASYVCDTCGKGFLRKDKYIFHLRCHKKREAKWKALQLGKEWRFAERLYSSGRLKRVECKLCGSIFQQMEELRIHLRSHADVETLANLRRDSDVVREHFPGLPCDLDNIRQQICGDIAEGHLEKYACVVNFHGYELGLSDSDEDCDSKESKYHCLVCNMSFNRKHRLMRHTLEDHSQSATTLPWQRCSSCKVGFLCLTIYNKHLNTHCLSKIRRYRCRKCSGRFMWPENLQRHACSHHEEKTIASQIMCSLCETSLTSLSQLRLHLLTHQHDLNGINPAYNSMFFRSFYPDGLKCTISDLAVRIAEDFEVQDFDRYYNASTESGQELDLFESESELSDVETSKPSHICLLCGEVSSSLKILMQHQISAHSDGVTELPCHCEYCGSGFVSKALLQQHRRHRCEKKHSRFHCRVCNIWFIWESNYEKHQLTHHNKTKDGEEEPTKLKCDQCEKVFIWHKDLNRHKRLHQPQSAAQFDCPHCHRRFHRKDGLKSHLKVHAGNSDYVNNQPVVPDANQEMTLARLSRPHGCKLIQCMICLSRHSKINDLRSHMSSHQYELSFTEDRDIPSASRAFYPDVESTLERDELAGRIMADVQKEFNLDRFISITNEAGLELSLDSSETDTEAEQEEDQSSSNYPCNLCTVVVKRKHQLYAHQLEEHKWEEALLVCSNCQARFVNESLLDHHSRTLCHNPQKLFQCRKCPLRYRWRDNLKLHMEVFHQLDELSIQNDSPKADGDLQCGKCQRSFRMQKDLTRHTLMHGQESNIFRCRWCARRFYRKANLLQHIARHGISVNQLPYAEAILDSYVNPGGRKKVECRVCNVSFPTIAALRLHLETMPAGSHHDYSSLQNYSITNQMGFEMDLDDSETDDDEARTHTKPPGAPASYTCNMCQLRCLRKFELYQHQQAMHRMEKISDGCNSCLFKSVCPEIISHHKRTQCENREKQFKCTRCGYKFMWESNLLQHMELQHEKPGDLELDESKEASGDEPKAEGQVFQCGLCTRKYNRKDRLSAHLKKFHGPDCKPNPAKTSNRPISPKEPKRFLCAFCGKAVSSSSNLIIHMRRHTGEKPFKCEYCTMAFPRSSDLQCHRRTHTGERPHVCTVCQKGFARSYKLQQHMRIHSGERPYKCTYCEKSFTQSNDLTLHIRRHTGERPYQCGVCGERFIQGTALKNHRMQQSHYEEGQETGQEPTRRTVLEQFTL; encoded by the exons ATGCTTCCGTCGGATATTTGCCGCACTTGTGCGGTGCAGAACAACCAATTGCTGCCCTTGTCCACTCGCCTGGACAGAGACGCCTCCAAAAGCTACTATGCGGTGCTCCAGGAACTGACGCAAATCGAT CTGGAGAGCTCCGATGACAACCTGCCGCAACATCTATGCCCCGAGTGCTGGACGCGAATGGAAGGTGCCTACGCCTTTGTGCAGCAGGCCAAAAAAGTCAATGGAGAGCTGTTGGCGCGGCTGAGGGAATGTCTGGATGAAATGCCCATTGATATTCCCGCGGAGCAGAACATTAAAACGGAAGTGGACCTCGATGATGGCGGCAACAAGCCCGGAGTCGAGGTGGACGCCACCGAAACGGCGGCTTTGGAGCTGAAGTGGCAACCGGAGAGTGACAGCGATCAGGAATTTGGTGCTGCGCCGGAAAGTGATGA AGATCAAGTGGGAAAGAAGTCCTATCATCTGCGTCGAAGCTCCCGAAAAGTAAAGCAGCCAGTGGAAAGCGAAAATGAGGA ATGTAAGCCATCTGAAGAACCATCGCCCGTTAAGCGCCGTCGAGGACGTCCACCTGGTCCAGCGAAAAGCCAGGCGATGACCACTGATGGCCGCCACGCATGTGAGGTGTGCGGAAAGACATTCTCCTGGTACCGCGACATGCAGCGCCACGCCAGGATCCACTTCGATAACGCTTCCTACGTGTGCGATACCTGTGGCAAGGGATTTCTGCGCAAGGACAAGTATATATTCCATTTACGATGCCACAAGAAGCGGGAGGCGAAATGGAAGGCTCTCCAACTCGGAAAAGAGTGGCGTTTTGCTGAGCGTCTCTACAGCTCAGGAAGGTTGAAAAGAGTCGAGTGTAAGCTATGCGGGTCGATTTTCCAACAAATGGAGGAGCTTAGAATTCACCTAAGGAGTCATGCAGATGTGGAGACCTTAGCCAACTTAAGAAGGGATAGTGACGTTGTAAGGGAGCATTTTCCTGGCTTGCCTTGTGACTTGGACAATATTAGGCAACAGATCTGCGGTGACATAGCAGAAGGCCATTTGGAGAAGTATGCATGTGTTGTGAATTTCCACGGATACGAGCTGGGACTCAGTGATTCCGATGAGGACTGTGACAGCAAAGAGTCTAAATACCATTGCTTGGTGTGCAATATGTCTTTCAATCGCAAACATCGTCTGATGAGACACACCCTGGAGGACCACTCCCAATCTGCGACAACGCTTCCCTGGCAGCGCTGCAGTTCCTGCAAAGTTGGTTTCCTATGCCTAACGATCTACAACAAACATTTGAACACGCATTGCCTCAGCAAAATACGTAGATATCGCTGTCGTAAATGTTCCGGGAGGTTTATGTGGCCGGAAAACCTTCAAAGACACGCGTGCTCGCACCACGAGGAGAAAACGATTGCCAGCCAAATAATGTGCTCCTTGTGCGAAACCTCGCTAACTAGCTTATCGCAACTTCGCCTTCACCTACTCACACACCAACATGATTTGAATGGCATTAATCCGGCGTACAATTCCATGTTCTTTCGGTCGTTTTATCCTGACGGTTTGAAGTGCACTATCTCGGATCTTGCCGTGCGTATAGCTGAGGACTTCGAGGTTCAAGACTTTGATCGCTATTATAACGCCAGCACCGAAAGTGGACAGGAGCTCGATCTTTTTGAATCCGAGTCAGAGTTGAGCGACGTGGAGACTTCAAAACCATCGCACATCTGTCTTTTATGTGGAGAAGTTTCGAGTTCCCTGAAGATCCTGATGCAGCACCAAATAAGCGCACATTCCGATGGGGTGACTGAGCTTCCTTGTCACTGCGAGTACTGTGGATCTGGCTTCGTAAGCAAAGCCCTTCTTCAACAACACCGTAGGCACCGCTGCGAAAAGAAACACTCCCGATTTCACTGCCGAGTATGCAATATCTGGTTCATATGGGAGTCGAACTATGAGAAACACCAACTGACTCACCATAACAAAACGAAAGATGGAGAAGAAGAACCCACAAAGTTGAAGTGCGACCAGTGCGAAAAG GTATTCATCTGGCACAAAGATCTTAATCGTCACAAACGTCTGCATCAACCTCAGTCGGCTGCCCAGTTCGACTGTCCCCATTGCCATCGTAGATTCCACCGCAAGGATGGCTTAAAGTCCCACCTAAAAGTTCACGCCGGAAATTCAGATTACGTAAATAATCAGCCTGTCGTACCTGACGCTAACCAGGAAATGACTCTGGCCCGGCTAAGTCGTCCTCACGGTTGCAAGCTAATTCAGTGCATGATCTGCCTCTCACGTCACTCAAAGATCAATGATCTCAGGTCTCACATGAGCTCCCATCAATATGAACTAAGTTTTACTGAAGACAGAGATATTCCAAGTGCCTCGAGAGCCTTTTACCCAGATGTGGAAAGTACCTTAGAGCGAGATGAACTGGCCGGAAGGATTATGGCTGATGTGCAAAAGGAGTTTAACTTAGACCGCTTTATTTCCATCACAAACGAGGCCGGCCTGGAGCTGAGTCTCGATAGCAGCGAAACTGATACTGAGGCCGAGCAGGAGGAGGATCAGTCATCTTCAAACTATCCTTGCAACCTCTGTACGGTGGTTGTAAAGAGGAAGCATCAGCTGTATGCCCACCAACTGGAGGAGCACAAGTGGGAGGAGGCGCTCCTGGTATGTTCCAACTGCCAGGCTAGATTTGTCAATGAATCTTTGCTCGATCACCACTCCAGAACCCTTTGCCACAATCCGCAAAAACTCTTCCAGTGCCGCAAGTGTCCGCTTCGTTACCGCTGGCGGGACAATCTGAAGCTCCACATGGAAGTATTCCATCAGCTAGATGAGCTGTCAATCCAGAATGATTCACCCAAAGCAGATGGCGATCTGCAGTGCGGAAAGTGTCAGCGCAGTTTTAGGATGCAAAAGGATCTCACGCGTCATACATTAATGCACGGTCAGGAATCAAACATCTTCCGATGCCGTTGGTGTGCTCGTCGCTTTTATCGCAAAGCCAATCTTTTACAGCATATCGCACGTCATGGAATAAGTGTTAACCAGTTGCCGTACGCTGAGGCTATACTAGACTCATATGTGAATCCTGGAGGCCGAAAAAAGGTGGAGTGCCGAGTGTGCAACGTGAGCTTTCCCACCATCGCGGCTTTGCGACTGCATCTGGAAACCATGCCCGCCGGTAGTCACCACGACTACTCCTCGCTTCAAAACTACTCGATTACCAACCAAATGGGCTTTGAGATGGATTTGGATGATTCCGAgactgatgatgatgaggctAGGACACACACAAAACCACCAGGAGCTCCTGCCTCCTATACCTGCAATATGTGCCAACTGAGGTGTTTGCGGAAATTCGAGTTGTATCAACATCAGCAGGCTATGCACCGGATGGAGAAGATCTCCGACGGCTGTAATAGTTGCTTATTCAAGAGCGTCTGTCCGGAAATTATTTCCCACCACAAAAGAACTCAGTGCGAAAACCGAGAAAAGCAGTTCAAATGCACACGCTGCGGCTACAAGTTCATGTGGGAGTCAAACCTTTTGCAGCACATGGAGTTGCAGCATGAAAAGCCCGGGGATCTGGAGCTGGATGAGTCGAAGGAAGCGTCTGGTGACGAGCCAAAAGCCGAAGGTCAGGTCTTTCAGTGTGGACTTTGCACAAGGAAATACAACCGCAAGGATCGGTTAAGTGCGCACTTGAAAAAGTTCCATGGGCCCGACTGCAAACCGAATCCAGCGAAGACTTCAAACAGACCGATATCCCCTAAGGAACCAAAGCGTTTTCTGTGTGCTTTCTGCGGCAAGGCGGTCAGCTCTTCCTCCAACTTAATCATCCACATGCGTCGCCATACCGGTGAGAAGCCCTTCAAGTGCGAGTACTGCACCATGGCCTTTCCCCGATCCTCCGATCTCCAGTGCCACCGACGGACGCACACCGGCGAACGTCCACATGTATGCACGGTGTGTCAAAAGGGATTCGCCCGCTCCtacaagctgcagcagcacatGCGAATCCACAGCGGGGAGAGGCCCTACAAGTGCACCTACTGCGAGAAGAGCTTCACGCAATCCAACGACCTGACACTGCACATCCGGCGGCACACCGGCGAGCGTCCCTACCAATGCGGCGTCTGCGGAGAGCGTTTTATTCAGGGCACTGCTCTAAAGAACCACCGCATGCAGCAGAGCCACTACGAGGAGGGTCAGGAAACAGGACAGGAGCCCACGAGGCGCACGGTTCTGGAGCAGTTTACTCTATGA
- the LOC120453510 gene encoding uncharacterized protein LOC120453510: protein MAASKIPDWVTAEIFEDVLKATVNGYSKVKSFKADTGSAAGENYATVMLRVKIEVELQDGKSKSLSYMVKLPHQLEIFQEMMKRNNIFDTERTMYNEVVPELEAIYKAVGVDITFGAKSYDLKNAKTDYVALEDLGLKGFKNANRLEGLDQTHTERVLRKLSQWHAASAVRVATKGPYSEILLHGFFKEEGKPMMTKMIKGKAANFIKSCVTYEGHELYLDKIKALQPVAVDKIFELAKVDPTEFNVLNHGDFWSNNVMFQYDAFGKIKEVYLVDYQLPKYGTVAQDLLYFLLSSTKLEDKLAKFDYYIKFYHDNLVEHLKILKYSKPIPSLRDIHLALFKFGHFGYTVATGVMSAVLLDPTDTASFENFLGDNKAGVDFQMQLYNSPRYRKHIQVVLPWLLNRGALEL from the exons ATGGCGGCCAGCAAAATCCCCGATTGGGTAACTGCAGAGATATTTGAAGATGTGCTCAAGGCAACTGTGAACGGATACTCAAAAGTCAAGAGCTTTAAGGCGGACACTGGATCAGCAGCAGGTGAAAATTATGCCACCGTCATGCTGCGAGTCAAAATCGAAGTTGAGTTGCAAG ATGGCAAATCGAAATCGTTATCCTACATGGTGAAGTTGCCCCACCAACTGGAAATTTTCCAGGAGATGATGAAACGAAACAACATCTTCGACACCGAGCGTACCATGTACAACGAGGTAGTGCCGGAACTGGAGGCCATTTACAAAGCCGTGGGAGTCGACATCACTTTCGGCGCCAAAAGCTACGATctcaaaaatgccaaaaccGACTACGTGGCCCTGGAGGACTTGGGACTGAAAGGCTTCAAGAATGCCAACCGCCTCGAAGGACTGGACCAAACGCACACGGAGAGAGTCCTTCGAAAACTATCCCAATGGCATGCGGCATCTGCTGTGCGTGTGGCCACCAAAGGACCATATTCCGAAATTCTGCTGCATGGTTTCTTCAAGGAGGAAGGCAAGCCCATGATGACTAAAATGATTAAGGGAAAGGCCGCAAATTTCATCAAGAGCTGTGTCACCTATGAGGGTCACGAGCTCTATTTGGACAAAATC AAAGCGTTGCAGCCTGTTGCTGTCGATAAGATTTTTGAGTTGGCCAAGGTCGATCCAACGGAATTTAATGTTCTGAACCACGGCGATTTCTGGTCGAACAACGTTATGTTCCAGTACGATGCCTTCGGAAAGATCAAGGAGGTGTATCTGGTCGACTATCAGCTACCCAAATACGGAACCGTGGCACAGGATCTGCTCTACTTCTTGCTCTCCTCCACAAAGCTGGAGGATAAGCTGGCTAAATTCGATTATTATATCAAGTTCTATCACGATAATCTGGTGGAACACCTGAAGATTCTGAAATACTCCAAGCCCATTCCCAGCCTTCGGGACATTCATTTGGCCCTTTTCAAATTCGGTCATTTTG GGTATACGGTTGCTACTGGTGTAATGTCTGCCGTGCTTCTGGACCCCACGGACACTGCCAGTTTCGAGAACTTCCTTGGGGACAATAAAGCGGGAGTGGACTTCCAGATGCAGCTCTACAATAGTCCCCGGTACCGCAAACACATCCAAGTCGTCCTGCCCTGGCTGCTGAATCGTGGCGCCTTGGAGCTCTAA
- the LOC120450905 gene encoding zinc finger protein 420, translating into MTRTCRVCGCDDGRYWIETPVEKYAEKTFVQLLVELTRIEVAMAQAEKFPQWLCNACADKLENTYDFVLQARQTHELWLRKIGNSVNGDDEMEGIGALECLRETPIHLFEIEGVTIKTEELAPTQHTPKVDPLVRPRIVKRSIVHFSDSDDDDLDDVPLRQRKMAASVCGSDTPKQNVCELCNKAFRYVTNLYRHKQRDHGILGKNGEDYEEDYYKCDLCDKTYKYVMALVKHKHNEHGTSLLPTKMSRRKMPGRPSTVPEDASPTSPASTSETSTNRSRTNNDSLVHSIIKTVQLSDEDGHSGDDCYYKCDQCSKTYKYIVSLIKHKHKEHLDRQSDKQSDDDDDRPLASTSASASALAARPSRINRRVDGFDFHRSEPNGAKEIMCMICLRRFTKLRELRNHLQNHPTDFDFEAHGEPIERIAEGFFKTAVESTAEGLKRRIFRDLRMGVYGRYYSITNQARYEMTLDSSDTDSDGDGDDDVVIRRSYSCELCDSPEARWPRKYLLHQHHQMEHTWLDAPHVCQRCDSRFLNLQLLEHHTSQLCQNTLKRFMCDKCPQRFFWRRNLRAHLVEHKSKQESYPCDQCSRSFQDKSAVTKHKLMMHRDSNMQLLPCRWCTRTFYRPALLYKHLQRHGFTGQDLPLAETLLADASKPAGPKSVQCKICDIQFVSVADLRRHISMQGHSDQPSAYMISTATGFELLLDDTDDSDEETAGRTYTCDLCDLNFRRRREMSEHQYSLHSFDKLPHNCEHCIFKTVDKNMLHQHLRTQCMNTEKKFVCTRCSYKFMWEENLAQHLATQHSKQPTVPEQQPPMRRKRRFRYQCPHCWRSFVVQPSLDKHIRDMHVAKKNPGKKYLCSLCGLESLTPNKLNIHMRRHMGEKPFKCDLCDMRFTVHYELKVHRRKHTGERPFQCTFCAKDFARPDKLRRHVFMHNVKS; encoded by the exons ATGACCAGGACGTGCAGAGTATGTGGCTGCGACGACGGACGCTACTGGATTGAAACGCCCGTGGAGAAGTACGCGGAGAAGACCTTCGTCCAGCTGCTGGTCGAGCTAACGCGAATCGAG GTGGCCATGGCGCAGGCTGAGAAGTTTCCACAGTGGCTGTGCAACGCGTGTGCGGATAAGCTGGAGAACACCTACGATTTTGTGCTGCAGGCACGCCAAACTCACGAGCTGTGGTTGCGGAAAATCGGGAATTCGGTGAATGGGGATGACGAGATGGAGGGCATCGGGGCCTTGGAGTGCCTGCGCGAGACACCCATCCACCTGTTCGAAATAGAGGGTGTGACCATCAAGACGGAGGAACTGGCTCCAACGCAACATACGCCCAAGGTAGATCCTTTAGTGCGGCCGCGCATCGTCAAACGAAGCATTGTGCATTTTAGCGACTCAGATGACGACGACCTGGATGATGTGCCTCTGCGGCAGCGTAAGATGGCCGCCTCGGTTTGCGGCTCTGACACGCCAAAGCAAAATGTTTGCGAGCTGTGCAACAAGGCCTTCAGATATGTCACCAATCTGTATCGCCACAAGCAGAGGGACCACGGCATTCTGGGCAAAAACGGAGAGGA CTATGAAGAAGACTATTACAAGTGCGATCTGTGCGACAAGACCTACAAGTACGTTATGGCTCTGGTGAAGCACAAACACAACGAGCATGGAACCAGTCTTCTGCCCACCAAAATGTCCAGGCGAAAGATGCCCGGCAGGCCGTCAACTGTGCCCGAAGATGCCAGTCCAACCAGTCCAGCATCCACATCTGAAACAAGCACAAATCGAAGCAGAACAAACAACGACTCCCTGGTACACAGCATCATTAAGACAGTGCA ACTCTCAGATGAGGATGGCCACAGTGGTGATGATTGCTACTACAAGTGCGATCAGTGCAGTAAAACCTACAAGTATATAGTCAGCTTGATCAAGCACAAGCACAAAGAGCACTTGGACAGGCAGTCAGACAAGCAGTcggacgacgatgacgatCGCCCACTGGCCTCCACATCCGCCTCAGCAAGTGCATTAGCCGCGAGGCCATCTAGAATCAATCGACGAGTCGACGGGTTCGACTTCCATCGCAGCGAGCCAAATGGCGCCAAGGAAATTATGTGCATGATATGCTTGCGAAGGTTTACAAAACTGCGGGAGCTAAGGAATCATCTACAGAATCATCCCACCGATTTCGACTTCGAGGCGCATGGCGAGCCCATCGAGCGCATTGCGGAAGGATTTTTCAAAACAGCCGTCGAGTCCACGGCAGAGGGCTTAAAGCGGCGAATATTCAGAGATCTCAGGATGGGCGTGTATGGTCGCTACTACTCCATCACGAATCAAGCGCGTTATGAAATGACCCTAGATAGTTCGGACACCGACAgcgatggtgatggcgacGACGATGTCGTCATCCGGCGAAGTTATTCCTGCGAACTGTGCGACTCCCCGGAAGCCAGGTGGCCGCGCAAGTACCTGCTACACCAGCACCATCAAATGGAGCACACCTGGCTAGACGCCCCTCACGTCTGCCAGCGCTGCGACTCGCGGTTCCTCAATCTCCAGCTCCTGGAGCACCACACCAGTCAATTGtgccaaaacactttaaaGCGCTTTATGTGCGACAAGTGCCCTCAGCGATTCTTTTGGCGTCGCAATCTGCGTGCACATCTTGTCGAGCACAAGAGCAAG CAAGAATCGTATCCGTGCGACCAGTGCTCTCGTAGCTTTCAAGACAAGAGCGCCGTGACCAAACATAAGCTCATGATGCATCGGGATAGTAACATGCAGCTCCTTCCCTGCCGCTGGTGCACGCGTACCTTCTACCGACCTGCCCTGCTGTACAAGCATTTACAGAGACACGGATTCACTGGTCAGGATCTACCCCTGGCCGAAACCTTGCTAGCGGATGCGTCGAAACCAGCGGGCCCAAAAAGCGTACAGTGCAAGATTTGTGACATCCAGTTTGTCAGCGTGGCGGACCTGCGGAGGCACATATCTATGCAGGGCCACAGCGATCAACCTTCGGCATACATGATCAGCACAGCAACTGGCTTTGAGCTCCTGCTGGACGATACGGACGACAGTGATGAGGAAACAGCGGGCAGGACGTACACTTGCGACCTTTGTGATCTGAACTTCCGCCGCCGACGGGAGATGAGTGAGCATCAGTACTCGCTCCATAGCTTCGATAAACTGCCACATAACTGCGAGCACTGCATTTTTAAGACGGTAGATAAG AACATGCTGCATCAGCATCTGCGCACCCAGTGTATGAACACGGAGAAGAAGTTTGTCTGCACGCGCTGTAGCTACAAGTTCATGTGGGAAGAGAACTTGGCCCAGCACCTTGCCACCCAGCATTCCAAGCAACCCACTGTTCCGGAACAGCAGCCACCGATGAGGAGAAAGAGGCGCTTCCGCTACCAGTGCCCACATTGCTGGCGTTCCTTTGTCGTTCAGCCCAGCCTGGATAAGCACATTCGCGACATGCACGTGGCCAAGAAAAATCCAGGCAAAAAGTATCTCTGCTCGCTGTGCGGCCTGGAGTCGCTGACCCCCAACAAACTTAACATCCACATGCGGCGCCACATGGGCGAGAAGCCCTTCAAGTGCGATCTCTGCGACATGCGCTTTACGGTCCACTACGAGTTGAAGGTGCACCGCCGGAAGCACACTGGCGAGCGACCTTTCCAATGCACCTTTTGCGCCAAGGACTTCGCACGACCAGACAAACTAAGGCGACATGTCTTCATGCACAACGTCAAGTCGTAG
- the LOC120450906 gene encoding uncharacterized protein LOC120450906: protein MTAGKIPDWVTAELFEDVLKSSVDGYSNVRNFKPEIGSAAGDNYATVMLRVKIEVELQDGTTKEVSYMVKLPHQQEIYKEMMKHTDIFEIERTMYNLVVPEMEALYKAAGVEVTFGAKSYELKNAQTDYIALEDLCIKGFKNANRLEGLDQAHTERVLRKLAQWHAATAVRVATKGQYPEIVLRGFFKEENRAMMNDMIDGMGQVFLKCCATYEGNEAYIEKIKALKPAIIDELFKMCVIDHTEFNALNHGDSWSNNIMFQYDESGKIKEVYMVDFQVSKYGTVAQDLFYFLISSTKLEDKLSKFDYYIKVYHDNLVEHLKILNYSKPLPSLRDIHKSLLKYGAFAYSVATGVMAAVLLDPTENASLENFVGDSAEGVDFQTKMYNNPRYRKHMQVILPWLLNRGALDVN, encoded by the exons ATGACAGCTGGCAAAATACCCGATTGGGTCACCGCTGAACTGTTTGAAGATGTTCTCAAATCGAGTGTGGATGGTTACTCGAATGTGAGGAATTTCAAACCGGAAATTGGATCCGCGGCAGGTGACAACTACGCCACTGTTATGTTGCGAGTTAAAATCGAAGTGGAGCTTCAGG ATGGCACCACCAAAGAGGTGTCCTACATGGTCAAGTTGCCACATCAGCAGGAGATCTACAAAGAAATGATGAAGCACACCGACATCTTCGAAATCGAACGCACCATGTACAACCTGGTCGTTCCGGAGATGGAGGCCCTTTATAAGGCGGCTGGTGTGGAGGTCACGTTTGGAGCCAAGAGCTACGAGCTGAAGAATGCCCAGACCGATTACATAGCTCTGGAGGATCTGTGCATCAAAGGATTCAAGAACGCCAATCGCCTCGAGGGCCTCGACCAGGCGCACACGGAGCGGGTTCTCCGGAAGTTGGCCCAGTGGCATGCTGCAACGGCCGTAAGGGTGGCCACCAAGGGGCAGTATCCGGAAATCGTGCTGAGGGGATTCTTCAAGGAGGAAAACAGGGCGATGATGAACGACATGATTGACGGCATGGGACAGGTGTTTCTCAAATGCTGTGCCACCTACGAAGGCAACGAGGCCTACATAGAAAAAATC AAAGCTCTTAAGCCCGCGATAATAGACGAGTTGTTCAAGATGTGCGTTATCGATCACACAGAGTTCAATGCCCTGAACCACGGCGATTCGTGGTCGAATAACATTATGTTCCAGTACGATGAGTCTGGCAAAATCAAGGAGGTGTATATGGTCGACTTCCAGGTCTCCAAGTACGGCACTGTTGCGCAGGATCTGTTTTACTTCCTGATCTCTTCCACAAAGCTGGAGGACAAGCTGAGCAAATTCGATTACTACATTAAGGTGTACCATGATAACCTAGTGGAGCACCTGAAAATCCTCAATTACTCCAAACCATTGCCAAGCCTGCGAGATATCCATAAGTCTCTGCTCAAGTACGGCGCTTTTG CATACTCCGTGGCCACAGGTGTAATGGCAGCCGTTCTCTTAGATCCAACTGAAAACGCCAGTTTGGAGAACTTTGTTGGCGATTCCGCCGAGGGAGTGGACTTCCAGACGAAAATGTACAATAATCCCCGCTACCGGAAGCACATGCAGGTCATCCTGCCCTGGCTGCTCAATCGAGGTGCTCTAGATGTCAATTAG
- the LOC120450907 gene encoding uncharacterized protein LOC120450907 — MTDQPTPKWVTKERFSSLLEHSNQDFKAIVQFVSTSAISKGENYLTIVLRIQIEMQLKDDSLEDISYILKIPLVPEDQENDFHDMFDAEQEMYDHLIPELEDLYAKNTSISPKFKPVHLRFPGEPIKSDYILLEDLRQKGYRNADRTQGLEQFEVEAVLKKLAQWHAASAKRVVELGEYEKEIRDSYFTTEHQKLLDEFNINFCMPFLECMQQYNLEPGQLVLISDYTSQLTDLNIEFGKNDPLELSVLNHGDFWCNNFMFKYKNASEVEDVCFVDFQLPKYGTPAQDLLCMLMTSPKFSIKLEKFDYFIEYYHQQLVEHLAMLDYNRNAPTLAQFHAHLHRYSLWAFICAQRMLPIVLLPPDAGSHIGNIMGNTEEAIAFKRKMFLLPAYVDQIKVILPWLINRGYIR, encoded by the exons atgacTGACCAACCAACTCCAAAGTGGGTGACCAAGGAGCGTTTCAGCAGCCTGCTGGAACATAGTAATCAAGACTTCAAGGCGATAGTTCAATTTGTTTCAACATCGGCGATTAGCAAGGGCGAAAATTATTTGACAATCGTGCTGCGaatacaaattgaaatgcagCTAAAAG ATGATAGCTTAGAAGATATCAGCTACATACTGAAGATTCCCTTGGTACCGGAAGATCAGGAAAACGACTTCCACGACATGTTCGATGCCGAACAGGAAATGTACGATCATCTGATACCTGAATTGGAGGACCTTTATGCCAAGAATACTTCCATCTCACCGAAGTTCAAGCCAGTGCATTTGAGGTTTCCGGGTGAGCCGATAAAGAGCGACTACATTCTGCTGGAGGATCTGCGACAGAAGGGCTATAGGAATGCCGACCGGACACAGGGATTGGAGCAGTTTGAAGTGGAGGCGGTCCTCAAGAAGTTGGCCCAGTGGCATGCAGCCTCTGCAAAAAGAGTTGTCGAGCTGGGGGAATACGAGAAGGAAATCCGCGATAGTTACTTTACCACTGAGCACCAGAAATTGCTGGATGAATTCAACATCAATTTCTGTATGCCCTTCCTGGAGTGTATGCAGCAATATAATCTGGAGCCAGGACAGCTCGTCCTCATA AGCGACTACACTTCCCAATTGACGGATCTGAATATCGAGTTTGGCAAGAACGATCCTCTGGAGTTGAGTGTGTTAAACCACGGAGATTTTTGGTGCAACAACTTTATGTTCAAATACAAGAACGCCTCAGAGGTGGAGGACGTTTGCTTTGTGGACTTTCAGCTACCGAAATATG GTACACCCGCCCAAGATCTTCTGTGCATGCTGATGACCTCCCCGAAGTTTTCGATCAAGCTGGAAAAGTTTGACTATTTCATAGAGTATTATCACCAGCAGCTGGTTGAACACCTCGCCATGCTCGATTACAATCGGAATGCACCGACACTGGCTCAGTTCCACGCCCATTTACACCGATATAGTCTCTGGG CTTTTATTTGCGCCCAGCGAATGCTGCCCATAGTTCTTCTCCCGCCCGATGCTGGTTCGCATATAGGCAATATAATGGGAAACACGGAGGAGGCGATCGCGTTCAAGCGCAAGATGTTCCTCCTGCCGGCTTACGTGGATCAGATAAAGGTCATTTTGCCATGGCTCATTAACCGGGGTTACATAAGATAG